Genomic window (Maylandia zebra isolate NMK-2024a linkage group LG11, Mzebra_GT3a, whole genome shotgun sequence):
CAGTGATATCAATATTTAAACAggtctttaaatttaaattgatttgatttgatttgattgatttAAATCCTTTGATCCTTTATCTCTTCCTGGAGCACAGCGATGCATTCGCACTTTGccggagttaaaaaaaaaaattaaaaaaataaaatcctgcTTTATTGAAGAAATTCAGACTTACACAGACTGACGATGGGAACATGCATGTTATggggtttttggtttgtttgtttttttctttctggtaGCACACTATCCCCCAGCCCATCCCCCAGGACGGGGAAAAGGGGAGGTGGGATAGAGGAGTGAGGGTTCGGAGCCTTCGCTGATATCAGAGCCCTTTTATAACTCCCAGTTCTGTGCTTTGAAGTCGCAGCCAGACAACTCAGGAATTCTACTCCCCCGTTTGACAATGAGGAGGGGGATGGTCAGAGCTCTGCCGTGTGTTTAGCCAATCTTCTCCCATATGAAATCATAAGGAATTTTGAACTGTCTCTGCAGCTCATCAGCCAGTACCATGTGACGAAACCTCTATCTGGCATGAGGGTCATGTGCAAAAACACTGagctgaggggaaaaaaacggGTCTGCAATGAATCTAAAAAAAAACTCCCAACAACTTCTAAACACATTAAATCATTattgctgtttttctgtttgctcgGACCTGTTTAATCCAAACTCCAGACATCTAAGAAGCCATAATCCAATAATTACAACTGGAAATGTGACAGAGTAATCCGATCCCAGCGAAGAATTAATTAGCAGAATGTGGGATCAAACAGGGAAATGGTGTGAGCGTCTGATAGCAGAGATAAATTTTATCGTTGAGGAAGCTCTGTCTTGTAGGTGGGGAAATTATAAAGCATTAAAAGGGTCTCCAGGGACATTTCGTATCTTTACAGGAAAGTTGGTTTAGGCCCATTTTTTAGCAGCATGAATGGAGCTTCCACTTAATATGAGCAGGCAGTTGCATGCTCTATCTGGAATACAATACTGAGGTGAAACTCAATATATGATCTAGTATAATTTTCATACCTGACTGTGGTTTATTTAGTAGtttatattctgtattctgcagttcacttttttttttagatttataaGCATAcatgtttatttagttttacaaTTACATCTACAACATACAGAAAAATATAAACTATCCAGTACTAATAAGTAACAAAAAATTCTACTATGCAAATTGATTCTTTTAGTCACTTTCTGACATAAAATAACCACTACCAGATTACATTTTACCACAAAGACCCATCGAGACCATTATATGCAATGACTGTGCTTGAATCTATCCACCTTCTCAGTCCACATGGAGGTAGTTTCAAAGAAAGCATGAAAAGCAAAGGGTTTGCTAGTTACATGCTAATAGCCATCCAGTTTTGTGGTGTGATTGAGCCACTAATACAACCAGCTAATAGCACAAATAAATCAGGGGTATGACTTTGATAGAAGTGAGGGAGGGATCCACCTACTAATAAGTGCCAAGCTTATGCCTTTGGTGGTTTTCCTTCAGGGGAGTGGGAActcagcctcctctgaagcagagtaaaGTTCTCTTTAATTTGCCTTGAGTGGGTGGTTTATAGCCCTGATATAATCCATAACTCTTCCACTATTACAGCCACCTACCTCACAGATTGTCTGTGCCGCTGTGTGAACTTCTTGCAGTTTCTGTCTGAGAGCCTGAGACTCATAGTACCCCTCAAAAAGGTACGCTAATTGAAGTGATGTAATGTTATGCCACAGAGGGCTGCCCACTGGGAGCCGCGCTAGAATAGGAGGCACTGAAGAAAAAGACACAACCCGAGTCACAATGCCAGCAGCCACAAGAGCAAACTTTATATCCCTCAGTCTGAGAAATGACTGACTACCTTTCCAaccagcctgtgtgtgtgtgtgtgtgtgtgtgtgtgtgtgtgtgtgtgtgtgtgtgtgtgtgtgtgtgtgtgtgtgtgtgtgtgtttgggtctGAGTTGCTTTGCCAAGCCGCTTCACTCATGGCTGTCATAACCCATCCAGCAATGTTGGCAAGGGAATAACCGCTGCAGTGTTGTGCCAGAGCCAGACATGACAGAAAGAACAACAACCTACAACTCTGCGAAGACATCAGCATGTCTTCACACATGCCTGTGAATACAGTTTGCCTCCACTTAAGTCAAGAAGTTCTTAGATCAGCTTTCAGGGGGAAAAGAAATGTAACAGCTCTGAAGTGCCTCACAGACTCATCCCATCAGCAAATTcaagcacacacaaaaacacctgGCATGCTTTCGCCCCTCCACAATAATGCATTTTGTGTAAACTGTCAAACATATATAATGTGCACGCAATCCACATCCTAAAATTTGAATCAATAGAAGATCAGCTTAGTTTTGAAGAAAGtaagaaaataattaataagTGTAGTATTACCTGCATGTTCTTCAGCTTTTGATCCGCCGCGCTGTACCTCTCACATTCCTCCATCCCTCTCCGGAGGAAGGCGTTCACCACAAAACTGTCTCCTGAGACGCGGAGAATACACAGCGATTAGCAGGTACAAATCTCAGGCTAGTCCTGCGGTTTATTAGACCGTTACCATTTACAAACCATTACGCAAAAATGATGTGCGTTTATCCTCACCTTCAGGGTTCTCTCTGCGCTTGCACGCTACGGATCACGACGCACGAGGATGTAAAAGAGACActagttagtttttttttaggcTACAATATTCAAATTGTGTCATTtcgctttattttttatttatttatttatatatgtattttgCTGTCTTACCGTGTTTTGACTGAAGTTTGCCCATTCTTTAAATCCCTCTTCCCTGGATCAGTAAATGTACTCCGAAATCCGCCACTTCTTACTCTACATGATCACATTGTTTTTAGtttagaaagaagaaaagtcCAACTTCATCCAAAGGTGCGCACATATATCGCGCTATCATTGAAGCGTCGCTTGTCAGCGATGAGATGATCTGATAAAAATCGCTAAAATGATCTGTAAGCGGCTCAGGGTGCGCTCGCAGTCTGGCTTCCAGCTTTACTCCCGTTCAACTGATGTGAAACTGCTTGAACGCAACAGAAACGGCAGAGCGGGGCGTCAAGCTTGCAGAAGAAGAGAGGGACACTTCTGGTGCAggcttttacaaaataaaacacaccattGGTGCAAGTTGAACTCGGTTTGAAATAGATTTGATCTACCATGTATACACGTATGCGTGATAAGgtttttaaaatggaaatgttgCCTACTCTGATATTAGATAGGCTGGTGGTATTTCTTTTAATTGATTGGTGttagtttattgttttttgttgctaTAACTGGTTATCATTTATAATGATTATTATTTACAAGAGTTGAGTATTCTTATTTCTTATAGgcataataaaatgaaattatcTCCAATACCCACCACCATTATCCTGGTCAAGTCACCCGGAACCCGCTCCCTAATTCAGACAAAACAGCTCTACAGATCACACCAAATCTCAGTGTGTGTCCaaacgttttgtttttgttttttaatttaagacagtATGCTATGATGTTTTTATTGGAAATGCTATTTATTCCACCACTGAATACAAAAAACTTGTGAGTTATTTCAAAATGTCATCTTGATAATGGAAAGTTTAAAGTTGCTTTCGAAGAAACACGTTCCATACACTTTGTATTTTGTATAATTTCTCCTTTCgatagtttttcatttttcctatGTTCTCTTAGTACAGCTGTAACACACCTTTACCTCTACTTTGAAAAGTCAATTCCTTTTCCGGTTGCAGGTTATGTCTCTCTTGACTGTTAAACAATTATTGGCAGTTCATGAGCAGTTGAAAGCTGAACCATGTcctctgttggtgtcatcttCCTTTTGACTCCATTCATGTTTTATCCCTAATTCATTTCTTGTAGGTTCATATTTATGGCAAATACTTTTCATTATTCTGTCATTTGTAGTTCTGTTTACACCAGAGGTCAGTTaataactgaataaaaaaagTGAATTATCTCCAAATAGCCTTGTGGTTATAAAACCTTGAAGAAAATTGTTGTAGCACAATTATTGCTGGACTATTTTACTACTTGCAGATGCTCTGGATTAGTGTCGTGAATGATTGAGGATCAATGTTAGGTGGCATATatagtttgtttggtttgtggGAATACGGATAGGCTTCCTATTGTCGTTTCCagtatttgtttttcatatatGCACAGTAGATGCCAAAGATAACTATTGTTTATTGAAGACAGCCAGGAAGAACATGTTGTACTTCAGCCCAGCAGACTTCAAAAGCTCCTCAGCACTTTTATAGTTTGTTTCCTTTGGCACAGTGTTAAAAGAGCCCAATCGCAGGACACATTCCACGCGCtatataaatattaatttaCTACAGCAATGTCTCGCTCAGTGTGAAGctaatgtttctgttttgtaaatGTTCCTTGGTCGTGCAAATCCTTTAAGAAATCAAGAAAGGTGTTACTTTgatcttttgcgtggaaacctaGACACAAACTGTTGTGATACACTCTGCTGTCTCCTCCACGTGCTGCTGTCACATCACAGTCTTGCACTTAAACCTTGTTGTTGGAGAGCTGCGTGGATGAGCATGTATTCTCAGAGCCACTGAAACATGTTATTCTTTCTGAGGGTGGTACTGTATGATAGCGTCCCACTTTTACTGCCATACCTTTAATGTGCAGCAGTATAGCTCTTTCTATCAGTGTGACTGCTATATGACTCCTCAAAGACGCAGAAATCTTAGATCACTGTCTGCGGTTGACAGGACGAGTCGACATTTGCATAGCTCATTGATGGCAGCTTCCTTTGATCCTACTTGCTGCGCCTAATTATCACAATTTCTTCATGCAGCCCGGCTCCGAGGATTCAGTCTCTTTACAAGGTATCTCTCCTTCATCCTCGTTCTCCTACGCCTTCTAACATCCTGCTTAAATGGATGACAAACATATGGGGTACAGAAATCTCAACAGACTCGAGAAACAACAATTGTTCATAATTTCTGACAGGACAGTCTTGACTGGGAAcagatacagagagagagagacagaaagagcgCGCTGCGGTTTTCTTCTGAGGGAAATGTTCATTTGGATAAAAGCACTAGTTTATGATCAAAGGCTGCCATGTAGAAGAATTGAAAAGCCAACACTGCTTCGGCTTTATGGGCTCTCAGTATGCAATTGTGCAATGGATGTGGATTACCACGCTGGCAAAGGCAAAAAGTATTTCTAAACTAACAACTGAGTATCACACTTTTAGACCAGCAATGTAAATCATAACCTCTTAAAAACTCAGAGGAGATGAGTGATAATTTCCATAGTTCGTGTGCAGCTTGGCTCACTTTCCTCTTACCGCGCATATAAGTAAGAGTGTAAGTTAACCCCCACCCCTCTATTTGAATCACCATTGGCACATAAAGGTATATTCCATTGCTTTCAGCAATGTACCTGAACAACGGTTGAGAGGATAAACATCagactgtttgttttgtttggagttttctgacattttaaGTCTGCTTGAAACAGTGATAAAATCCCCATAACAATAAGGCTTTTGACTTTTCTTCCTTCTCCGGCTTGATTGCCTTTTAACAGCTGCCTGCTTTTGGAGAGActacagtgaaaagaaaaaggcCTGCAGACAGAGCAATTATGGTTTTATTTACCATGCCCGTTCTTACAGCTCTCCCTTTCTCTACTACCCCCTTTTTCTCTCACCTTTGTAATCACTGATCAGATTAGAGACAAGTTGAGCTCCCTCATGTGATTCATCTTACTCAAAAATTCACTGACAAATAGATATAATGGGAGCCAAACAATTAGGTATAAAAGATAACATGGCACTAAAGGGGCAATTCACACAAATGCAGTCTTTATGCATGAGGGGAAATCCATTCTGGGTTGGTCTTAATTATAGCATAAATCTTCGTTTTTTTCCATCTTAATTATAGACCTTTGACAGCATAATCAAATCCACCAATAAAATACTTACAAGCTTAATAAAACACGCAGTAAAGGTCACTGTAAAGGTGACAGTGTTATGATTGAGCAGGTCTGGAGCGTGCAAATGAAGACAAATCCAACATTTGCTTTCCTTTTACATTCAGGAACAGCCTACAGGATTCACCTTTGAAGTGGAATGAAAAAGCTGTTGCCAGCAACAAACAAAGGGCACATTGTTTGAAGCCGGCAGCTGACATGCAAAGCAGCAGAGCATTCACAGAATGCAAAACATGTTCATACGAACAACGAAACCACCGATCTGTTCGTATAAACTGTGTACAGGAGTGACGCATTTCAAACTCAGTCATCTTTCAACCTTTTGGTTTTTAGTCCACAGTGGAAGACCGCAACATGTAAGAGCTCACAGTCCCAAATCATAACCATGAATCACTTTAAATTCCCGTGCATGGGCCTGTATCATAAAGGAGGAATATTAGGTAGAACTGCtcttttgttgctttgttgtaaggtaacatttgatatttgcaggactttgttgGTAAccctcccaaaaaaaaaaccattgtTCATCTAGTTGATACAAGCTTACCACAAGATTATATGCAATTAGCTTTTATTGCCACCTTATCGTGATCCATCTTGTCTTATTGCCCTTTCTGAGACAACCATGCAAATCAGAATCTGTAATAAACTGAATTCTGTTTATGTCTAGAACTGCATTACAGCCTCATTGCGCCCCCAAGTGGTGGACGTAGTGTATTAAAATCTCCAAAATGCATCAGACACTGCAATCAGGAAACAATGCTGTTTATTACAAGGTTATATACAAAATTAAACCAATAAACAACAAACCCAGATAGTTTAAATTGGATTTATCACattcatttataaaaaaaacaaacaaacaaacaaacatgcgaACAGAGCACAAAGCAGATTGTATGTGAAGGGTAAAGTCCACtcacgtttttgttttgtttttttgcatcaaGTGATTCATGCACAGGCATAAACCCCCTCTGTAGGGGACGCAGCCAGCTGAGCTTACAAACTTGTCAGGTGAAATAAGCGACCTTGAATGGGACCAATTAACAAGAACACATAATAACACACACAGGTTAACCGTTCATAACAAACAGCAACATGTTTACTATATTTTGGATTTGTTGTCCGGTGAGTCTGTTGGCCCATTGTGGGACTCACAAGCTGTCATGTCAGCATAGCTACACACTGACTGATCTAATGTCTGTGCACAAATAGTataggtttaaaaaaagaaaaacaaaaagaaacagttatGGTTAAAGCAACAAATATTAAATACTTTGGAAGTGAGAAAAGagtaaacatatttgttaatagcatataaaacaaagaaaaattcaAGCATTGGGGGCTACAACTTAAAATTACAATTCCTCTGTCGACATAGATATGGTCTTGGTAATTTAAGAGAGTAGCACCAGAAAAATTACCTGAATAAACACTTTTGTGTTACAGCACTTGTTAAAATagcatttgtgtgtatgtatattgaATGTAGTGCTGACAAATGAACTGATTAAGCTCTATAAAAAAGATGTTTTATAGGTTTTAAACCACAAACAAGGCACAATCAGTCAGCCTGtgggaatttcagcaggttcAGATACCATTGACCAAGTTAGCTTTTTCCtccttctgtttttccacagCTTGGCCCATAGCCTCCAGAAACCTCTCAAGCGTTACTGTTGGTGTCTGCAAGACAACAAACCATTTTAAAAAGCCCATGTGAATCGTATGTTTGTCAGGAGAAAACAATCAAATACCTACCTTTACAAAGAGTGCATGGGCTATAAATGGTAACTTCCTGAGTGCTCTTCCGCTCAAACCTTTGCTttttctgaaaagaaaaagaaaaaactgagcaTTGGCCTCCATCTCTTTTCGCTTCCCACACTCTGATTTAGATGCTGCTTATTGGAGTGCGCACTTACATAGCAATGTTCCTCAGGTTTAGACTGTGTTCGGACACCTCACTCTTTGCAAAGCCCATCGTCTCGAGCTCAAACATGGTAAACAGTTGCTGCCGGGGGTAGATGATCTGGCACTGTGTACATCCGAGATCACAACTCAGAGACGTGTCGGAAAACaaaattgcattttatttacataagCTGAATTTTAAAAGTGCCTCTTGTGATTTTTCTGTCAAGAAATTTCTGCAAAAAACCTAAATACAGGAAGAATGTCCTGTGtgagaaaactgagaattaatGTTAATTTAACAGCTAGTCACTGGCCCGTACAGACCTTTGCACATCTGTAGTCCTTTGCCGCACTGCGATTACAAAGCATACGTGACTTTGGGATGTTTTTAGCTcaaatttttaatttacacTTGGTGGTCTGTTCAGATTGGATCACgttcacaaaataaacaaaccgcTCTGGAGTTCCTTTGGAGACCACCTCCTCCAAAGGTTCTCgtggggttgttttgttttgcacctGGATGCACTTATTTGCATCCAaatatgtcacatttgacctctgaccttacttttacatttcacatcttTCAAGTTGACCCCATTTCAAGAGAATGAGCTGCCTAGTTAGATGTGTACTGTAGTAAAATATCATATTATACAACATCATAACAAGCCCAAGTTACAAATCAGTACCGCTTCGCTTTCCTTAAATATGCttaaattgtattttgcaccgtgacttttttttttttttaattgttctaTCAATATTTTGTTGGAATAAACTGCTATATGTACATTATGTAGCCCTTTTATCAAGAGCAGTTTACAGTGTCTTCATTCAGTTACACAAACACTCATACAGAGATTGCAAGGTACAATGCCTGGCACTGGACAGCATGGTGTGCACTGCACCAGATGGCTGCCATACGTATGTAACATTTCAGGAAACTGACATTCGTTTCCTACTGGCAAAGTGCTCTTTTTGGTCAGGTGGTTACTACACAATATGGTGACATCATAATATCTATTATAGACCTGTATGCCAAGTTTGGTTGCCCACCTCGTGACCGTGTAGTTGCAATTTTAGATGGAAAAACATTTAAGTCAGATGTGTTTCACTTTAGAAGTGGAAATAAACTGCTGCCAGATTACTGGATTACCTTCATCAGCTCCTCCAGGCAGGAGAGGTAGATGTTGTAAATGCCTTTTTCAGATGGCGGTCCGATGTACTGCTTGATATCAGCTCTGTCTACAAAGGCCAAGTCGATTTTTTCTGTCACATTGGAGGTCGTCAAGATCACTACATTGGAATGTCTGAAATATCAGCCCAATAGCCAACACAGAACAACTTGTTTAAAGTAGGACATAATAAGTAAATAATCCATCCATCTACTTTCTGTCACTCCAAGTTTGGGTCAGTAGCAGTTTTAGCAGAGAAACTCAGACTTCAGTCTCCACAGCCACCCTAAAAGGTTACGTCTCATGGAAATGTTATGTTCCAAGTCAGCCAAGAGACATATTGTCTTCAAGTATGCCCCGGTTCTGCCTCAGAGCCTCCTGTTTAGATGCCCAAACCATATCAGCTGCTCTTTTCAATGTAGAGGTGTAGCAGCTCAGCTCTGGGCTCCTCCTCTGTCTTAAAGGGAGAACCAAGATACCCTACAGAGGAGGCTCATTTCCACCACTTCTCTCTGCAATTCCAATCTTTTGGTCTCTACTGAAAGCTTTTAACCATGTGTTaaacaacagcttcattttcacACTGCTCTCTCTCCACTACAACAGACTAGTACAGAGTCGATCtctaatttaaaacaaataaaatcactaAGAAAGGTTTGCATTCTGACCGTTTGATCTGGTCCAGCTGCGTGAGGACCGAGTTGACCACACGAATGGCATCAGAAGGCTCTGTTCCTGCCTGGCAGGCATTTCTTGCTGCTGTCAAACTCTCCACCTGTTCACAAAAGAGAAACCGTTTCAATCACACTTCAACATAACAAAGTACAACCAGTTGGCAAGAAGTTCTCCTGTCTTAGAGAAACATAAAAGACACAGAAGcaaatcaaaatgaaataaatacacTTCATTTTACCTCATCAATCAGAACAAACACAAGAGCGTCTTTGTCATCAATCAGCTGTTGGATCTTTTGAAACATCTTTGTGACCAGCTTGCCACTCTGTGAAAAATAGGCATAATTAGCTACAGGAGACAATACaagtaacaaaaacattaaaagaaaaagaaaaaaagacccaGGTGTACCTCTGAGAACCACTTTGAGAACAAACTGTGGCTGTTTATCTCAACAAATTGGCCATATAAATACCtgcaggggagaaaaaaaaaggtgtatTTGGAAATGAAAAGTCTGGTGTAGTCATAGCTGGAGCGGTTTCACTAGAATGAGGACGATCTTACCGACTTGACAGTCTGATTGACAGTTTCTGGGCGAGAGCTTTGCACAGTGATGTTTTCCCTGTGCCTGGAGGTCCTGAATGTGGGCAAACAAAGAGAGACAGTCATTACTCTTTGTTCCAATGTAATAACAATCACTGTAGAAATTCCCTTCTTAAATATTTACCATGAAGCAGAACAACACGATTCCATGAAATCAGGTTGCTGtcaacatttttgtctgagaaATAAATTGTTGTTGTGACATAATCCAGGAGCTAGAGAAAAGGGGAAATAAGGTAAAGTTAAGAAGCATTAGGTTACACATCAGGCTATTTGATCATTTTTCCTAATTCCTAAACAGCTGTAATTTATTTTACCTGAGTTTTGACTCCAGTTTCATAAACCAGACTTTCCCAAATCCCATGAAATTCagctgttaaaaagaaaaaagcaacttAACATATATAATAGAACAGAAAATGCTTATGagctgcaagaaaaaaaatatcatccTCAGTAGCACAACATGCTCACCAAGCTTTACACCCACAGATCTCGAATGCTAAACcaagattattttatttttatcccataaaaagaagaaataaaaagcagATGCTCCACCAGCAACATAGCAGCAGGATCTTGAGGCCTGTTTGACAGAAACATGTAGCCTGTACATTTGTAACAAGAACATCATAATGTAAAATACTGATACATTTGCAAAGTAGGTTTTGGTCATGCTGGATTCAAACACACAAATGAAATCCCAATTTTGATACTAGCAAAAAGTAAAGAAACGTTTAAATAAGCGCTAGATTTTCACAATTCTTTCTGCTGTATAATACTCATTCCTACTCTTAATATGATCCATAAACATTTCAGCACAGACCTTGTACCATGAAGATAcaaaaatgtcatttaaaaagaTTTTGGTTAAAATATGTCAGTTTGTAACTCAATGCAGGAAGATTGCAGGGTCACATGGATCCAATATCTTCTCCCCCTCCTTTTTTAAAGCTGCGTTGGAGACGTATCGTGACCATCAATCATTGCTCTCCAGTCCTTTACTGCCTGTTAAATGAGATGTTTTTTCTGAGAACCTCCTGATGATAGATGTTGCTGGAACATACCCAAACGACCATTTCCATCCTACATACATCCTATATTATACTATTATCCTCCACTATACGCAGATGGCGTCACATTGACTGTCCAAAtatctaataaaaaaaacaagatggtCCACAGAACAATGAAAAGAAGATCCAGCATCTGGTGATACAGTCCTCTAAAAACAACCTTGACCTTAATGTTAAAGAGACCAAAGAAATGATGTCTATATTGCTGAGGACTTGATTTGGTCTCTTTATCTCCCGTCTGATAAAGAAGGCCTAGTGTCGCCACCACTTCATGAGGCGGCTGAAAAGGGCCCATTTGTCACAAAACAAGTTTCTCCACTTCTCCAGCTTCACCACTGTACAAATATTATAGCATTATTTTCCATGTTCCCATCTTACAGTTTGGTACAGCAACTCTGCCTTGGCTGACGAAAGGGCACTGCAGAGGAAAGTCACAGCAGCTGAGCGTACTGTTAGCAATCAGATACCTGTTATTAGAGATATCTACCAAAAAACACTGACACCAAGTGTTTTTGAAATGCCACCAAGgctcattttttcctttctccacCCCAGGACAGTAAATTTCTCATGTCTCTATAACAATATGTTGCAAAGTCCTTTATGAATGACTTATTAAATGCATAGTCATACACTGTTTTGCACACAATCACTAGACCAGAAACTGTCACACactgccaacaacaacaacaacaacaacaactgcaacCTACCTATAAGAGACAATTTATTGCACTGGTTTTGCTTTAATGACAGTAAAGCGAATTAAACTGAACGCAGTGTTACCTGCAGGCAGCAACCAGTGGTTTGCTGCTGAaagctcctcatcctcctccaaAGTGAGCATGCTAGGTCCATCTTCGCTCAGTGTGAAGATGTGAAAAGAGACACAGCAGTTCTTCAAATCAAGGGGCTGAAAGGGAGAATAAAAATTAATAAGTATAAAGCTTTACTAATACAATGATACTGCAGAGCTTTCATCcccaaaacaaactgaaataacAGACCTGTGTAACTATTTCTTCTAGATCAGCTATAACCACAGATGCCACATGCTTCTGAAGGAAGTCATCGTCAAACTCTGTCCATGCGTAGTTTCCAAACACCATGCTGTGACAGTTCAGTAAACTCTGAACATGCATTTTCACCTCAGACCGTTTAGCTGTGCTGAAATATGAAAGACAAATCACAAATCACAAGAAGGCATGCGTGTATATATCTAGCTTCTGGCTGGTACTATGACAATACCATTGCTGATTTGTTTTAAACAAACGTTATCATCAGACATGACTTGAAACATATTTAAATCTTTGGTGGAAAAAAATGAGTCATTTGAGTTCAAAGGGTCAAAGTAAACTAAAGGAGGCATTTTAGCTTTTCATGTCCTTTATCACCTGTGTATGGGTTTGACCTAATAATAACTTCACTGTTTACACTAGGATTAAACTACCCACCTGTCAGATTTAACGTGAACTTCCACATGGATTTTTGGTGTGAGGTTTCCCGTCTCCATCCTGTCATCCTCCATTGCCGAAGAACTGTGAACACCAGAGCAATAACTGCGGCTTTAACAACAGCAAGTCTCAGAGAGCTTCTGTATTTTATTAAGTACTGAACCAAAACCCATCACTACATCGCGTTAGCAAGCTAGCTAACCCGGGTAAGGCTGTAAACGTGAGCTAGCTAACCCAGC
Coding sequences:
- the trip13 gene encoding pachytene checkpoint protein 2 homolog; this translates as MEDDRMETGNLTPKIHVEVHVKSDSTAKRSEVKMHVQSLLNCHSMVFGNYAWTEFDDDFLQKHVASVVIADLEEIVTQPLDLKNCCVSFHIFTLSEDGPSMLTLEEDEELSAANHWLLPAAEFHGIWESLVYETGVKTQLLDYVTTTIYFSDKNVDSNLISWNRVVLLHGPPGTGKTSLCKALAQKLSIRLSSRYLYGQFVEINSHSLFSKWFSESGKLVTKMFQKIQQLIDDKDALVFVLIDEVESLTAARNACQAGTEPSDAIRVVNSVLTQLDQIKRHSNVVILTTSNVTEKIDLAFVDRADIKQYIGPPSEKGIYNIYLSCLEELMKCQIIYPRQQLFTMFELETMGFAKSEVSEHSLNLRNIAIKSKGLSGRALRKLPFIAHALFVKTPTVTLERFLEAMGQAVEKQKEEKANLVNGI